Proteins encoded by one window of Pseudomonas tructae:
- the motB gene encoding flagellar motor protein MotB has translation MENNQPIIVKRIKRFGDGHHGGAWKIAFADFATAMMAFFLVLWLLSTATPEQKIAIAGYFKDPIGFSESGTPYIIDLGGSPQLAPEKTINPEEKSEPTPESSIPIDQNTVENMAEQVERERLELLLQELQNKVEENPQLQKFKDQILFEITQDGLRIQIMDAENRPMFDLGSARLQPYFEDILLAMADTIKAVPNKISISGHTDAKPYAGTGDFGNWELSANRANAARRALVAGGYPDTQVARVVGYASSSLFDRQNPLNPVNRRIDIIVLTKKAQRTIEGEQTQPSAPDAAPPGAAAPAPGATPAPSPAAEPEPMQPRELRQKLNIFEDGVLKMDENKQ, from the coding sequence ATGGAGAACAATCAGCCCATTATCGTCAAGCGCATCAAGCGCTTTGGCGACGGCCACCACGGTGGTGCCTGGAAGATTGCCTTCGCCGACTTCGCCACGGCGATGATGGCGTTCTTCCTCGTGCTGTGGCTGCTGTCGACCGCCACGCCCGAGCAGAAGATTGCCATTGCCGGTTACTTCAAGGACCCGATCGGATTTTCCGAAAGCGGCACGCCCTACATCATTGACCTGGGCGGCTCGCCTCAGCTTGCGCCGGAAAAGACCATCAACCCGGAAGAAAAGTCCGAGCCTACGCCTGAAAGCAGCATCCCGATCGACCAGAACACGGTCGAGAACATGGCCGAGCAGGTCGAGCGCGAGCGCCTGGAACTGCTGTTGCAAGAGCTGCAGAACAAGGTCGAAGAGAACCCGCAACTGCAGAAGTTCAAGGACCAGATTCTCTTCGAGATTACCCAGGACGGCCTGCGCATTCAGATCATGGACGCCGAGAATCGGCCGATGTTCGACCTGGGCAGCGCGCGCTTGCAGCCGTACTTCGAAGATATCCTGCTGGCCATGGCAGACACCATCAAGGCGGTGCCGAACAAGATCAGCATCAGCGGTCATACCGATGCCAAGCCCTACGCGGGCACTGGCGACTTTGGCAACTGGGAGCTGTCGGCCAACCGTGCCAACGCCGCCCGTCGCGCGCTGGTCGCTGGTGGCTATCCGGATACCCAGGTTGCGCGGGTGGTGGGCTATGCCTCGTCGTCGCTGTTCGACCGGCAGAACCCGCTCAATCCGGTCAACCGCCGTATCGATATCATCGTCCTGACCAAGAAGGCCCAGCGCACCATCGAAGGTGAGCAGACCCAGCCTTCCGCCCCTGATGCCGCACCACCCGGTGCTGCGGCGCCTGCTCCAGGCGCTACGCCAGCGCCGAGTCCGGCCGCCGAGCCTGAGCCGATGCAGCCACGGGAGTTGCGGCAGAAGCTGAACATCTTCGAAGATGGTGTGTTGAAAATGGACGAAAACAAACAGTAA
- a CDS encoding TIR domain-containing protein, whose protein sequence is MPVFISYRHSERLDAFIINERLKLEGINTQLDLFDTEAQQTTDDISGIIRRNVSQCTHLIAVLAPETADAWWVPFQLGAATLVNRRVAFYQCGEATLPGYLEKWPTMNNREHIELYVRAYHDEQTFKRSIDSDACEANATNRSNADFFHADLKAKIRRGF, encoded by the coding sequence ATGCCAGTCTTTATCAGTTATCGACACAGTGAACGTCTGGACGCCTTCATCATCAATGAACGGCTCAAGCTCGAAGGTATCAACACCCAGCTGGACCTGTTCGACACCGAAGCCCAGCAGACCACCGACGATATCAGCGGCATCATCCGCCGCAACGTCAGCCAGTGCACCCACCTGATCGCCGTGCTGGCACCGGAAACCGCCGACGCCTGGTGGGTGCCTTTCCAACTTGGCGCCGCGACCCTGGTCAACCGCCGCGTCGCCTTCTACCAGTGCGGCGAAGCAACGCTACCAGGGTACCTGGAGAAGTGGCCGACCATGAACAATCGCGAGCACATCGAGCTGTACGTACGCGCCTACCACGACGAGCAGACCTTCAAGCGTTCGATTGACAGCGACGCCTGCGAGGCCAATGCCACCAATCGCTCCAACGCCGACTTCTTCCATGCCGACCTCAAGGCCAAAATCCGCCGCGGCTTCTAA
- the rsgA gene encoding small ribosomal subunit biogenesis GTPase RsgA has protein sequence MAKRQLNRRQNWRIEKIQGERAARAAKREQQTLKELEGGDLGPEQLGLVIAHFGVQVEVEAQDGEVAGQVFRCHLRANLPALVTGDKVVWRAGNQGIGVIVAQMPRHTELCRPDSRGQLKPVAANVDLIVIVFAPAPEPHANLIDRYLVAAEHAGIRPLLLLNKADLIDEQNAPALNALLAVYRQLGYPLLEVSAHHGNGMEQLQAQLDGHISVFVGQSGVGKSSLVNSLLPEVQTRVGDLSEWSGQGTHTTTTARLYHFPGGGELIDSPGIREFGLGHVSRADVEAGFIEFTDLLGTCRFRDCKHDREPGCALLKALDDGRVQQQRMNSYRSIIASLPQDSY, from the coding sequence ATGGCCAAACGCCAGCTCAATCGACGCCAGAACTGGCGCATCGAAAAAATCCAGGGTGAACGCGCTGCCCGCGCCGCCAAACGCGAACAACAGACCCTGAAGGAGCTCGAAGGCGGCGACCTCGGCCCGGAACAATTGGGCCTGGTCATCGCCCACTTTGGCGTGCAGGTTGAAGTCGAAGCCCAGGATGGCGAGGTCGCCGGCCAGGTGTTCCGCTGCCACCTGCGCGCCAACCTGCCAGCCCTGGTCACCGGCGACAAGGTGGTCTGGCGTGCCGGCAACCAGGGCATCGGCGTGATCGTTGCGCAAATGCCGCGCCACACCGAGCTGTGCCGTCCGGACAGCCGTGGCCAGCTCAAGCCGGTGGCCGCCAACGTCGACCTGATCGTGATCGTATTCGCCCCGGCACCCGAGCCCCATGCCAACCTGATCGACCGCTATCTGGTGGCCGCCGAGCACGCCGGCATCCGCCCGCTGCTGCTGCTGAACAAGGCCGACCTGATCGACGAGCAAAACGCCCCAGCGCTCAACGCCCTGCTGGCGGTGTACCGGCAGCTCGGCTATCCGTTGCTGGAGGTGTCTGCCCACCACGGCAATGGCATGGAGCAACTGCAGGCCCAGCTCGACGGCCACATCAGCGTGTTCGTCGGCCAGTCCGGTGTAGGTAAGTCGTCGCTGGTCAACAGCCTGTTGCCCGAGGTACAGACCCGCGTCGGTGATCTATCGGAATGGTCCGGCCAGGGCACTCACACCACGACCACGGCGCGCCTCTACCACTTTCCGGGCGGAGGCGAACTGATCGACTCCCCGGGCATCCGCGAATTCGGTCTGGGCCATGTCAGCCGCGCCGATGTCGAAGCTGGCTTCATCGAGTTCACCGACCTGCTTGGCACCTGCCGCTTCCGCGACTGCAAGCATGATCGCGAACCCGGTTGCGCCCTGCTCAAGGCCCTGGACGATGGCCGCGTGCAACAGCAACGGATGAACAGCTATCGCTCGATTATCGCCAGCCTGCCGCAAGACAGCTATTGA
- the orn gene encoding oligoribonuclease yields the protein MQNPQNLIWIDLEMTGLDPDQDVIIEMATIVTDSDLNTLAEGPVIAIHHSDQVLARMDEWNTRTHGASGLTQRVKDSTVNMAQAEAQTIAFLEQWVPKGKSPICGNSICQDRRFLYRHMRNLENYFHYRNLDVSTLKELAARWAPEVRDSFKKGGTHLALDDIRESINELRHYRQHFIKF from the coding sequence ATGCAGAACCCACAGAACCTGATCTGGATCGACCTGGAAATGACCGGTCTGGACCCGGATCAAGACGTCATTATCGAAATGGCCACCATCGTTACCGACAGCGACCTCAACACCCTGGCAGAAGGCCCGGTGATCGCCATTCACCACAGTGACCAGGTGCTGGCGCGCATGGACGAGTGGAACACCCGCACCCATGGCGCCTCCGGCCTGACCCAGCGGGTCAAGGACAGCACTGTCAATATGGCCCAAGCCGAGGCGCAGACCATTGCCTTCCTGGAGCAGTGGGTGCCCAAGGGCAAGTCGCCGATCTGTGGCAACAGCATCTGCCAGGACCGCCGCTTCCTCTATCGCCACATGCGCAACCTGGAAAACTACTTCCACTACCGCAACCTCGATGTCTCGACCCTCAAGGAGCTGGCAGCACGCTGGGCGCCTGAAGTGCGCGACAGCTTCAAGAAGGGCGGCACTCACCTGGCGCTGGACGATATTCGCGAGTCGATCAACGAACTGCGCCACTATCGTCAGCACTTCATCAAGTTCTGA
- a CDS encoding trimeric intracellular cation channel family protein, with amino-acid sequence MLLMLYLIAITAEAMTGALSAGRRGMDWFGVVLIACITALGGGSVRDVLLGHYPLTWVKHPEYLVLTSFAALMTIFIAPLMRHLRSLFLVLDALGLVAFTLIGCMTALEMGQGMLVASISGVITGVFGGILRDIFCNDIPLIFRRELYASVSFAAAWFYLGCVYFNVPGEQAILLTLFGGFLLRLLAIRFHWEMPKFHYNDEH; translated from the coding sequence ATGTTGTTGATGCTCTACCTCATTGCTATCACCGCTGAAGCCATGACTGGCGCGCTGTCTGCCGGGCGTCGCGGCATGGACTGGTTCGGTGTGGTGCTGATCGCCTGCATTACCGCCCTGGGCGGCGGTTCGGTACGCGATGTGCTGCTGGGGCATTACCCGCTGACCTGGGTCAAGCACCCGGAGTACCTGGTGCTGACCAGCTTTGCGGCGCTGATGACCATTTTTATCGCGCCACTGATGCGCCACCTGCGCTCGCTATTCCTGGTGCTCGATGCCCTGGGGCTGGTGGCCTTCACCCTGATCGGTTGCATGACCGCGCTGGAAATGGGCCAGGGTATGCTGGTGGCATCGATCAGCGGGGTGATCACCGGGGTCTTCGGCGGCATTCTTCGGGATATCTTCTGTAACGATATTCCACTGATCTTCCGTCGCGAGTTGTATGCCAGTGTCTCGTTCGCTGCGGCCTGGTTCTACCTGGGTTGTGTGTACTTCAATGTACCGGGCGAGCAGGCGATTCTGCTGACCTTGTTTGGTGGCTTCCTGCTAAGGCTGTTGGCGATTCGTTTTCACTGGGAAATGCCCAAGTTTCACTACAACGACGAGCATTGA
- the queG gene encoding tRNA epoxyqueuosine(34) reductase QueG, with the protein MSASAPDLPALAQSIKDWGRELGFAHVGITGVDLGVHEKHLERWLEAGYHGEMDYMGAHGSKRSHPDELVPGTLRVVSLRMDYLPGDTRMAQQLAQPEKAYISRYALGRDYHKLVRKRVQHLAERIQKDIGPFGFRAFVDSAPVLEKAIAEQAGLGWIGKNTLLLNRKAGSYFFLAELFVDMPLPVDPPQASEHCGRCSACLDICPTQAFVGPYVLDARRCISYLTIELKSAIPEDLRPLIGNRVFGCDDCQIVCPWNRFARPSGESDFKPRHNLDSAGLAELFLWDEQTFLDSTEGSPLRRAGYERWLRNLAVGLGNAPSTIQVLEALKARQEYPSELVREHVQWALGQHSSRGKPAPTGISAGL; encoded by the coding sequence ATGTCTGCTTCTGCCCCCGATCTCCCCGCACTGGCCCAATCGATCAAGGATTGGGGCCGAGAGCTTGGTTTTGCCCACGTCGGCATCACCGGGGTGGACCTGGGCGTGCACGAAAAACACCTGGAGCGTTGGCTCGAGGCCGGCTACCACGGCGAAATGGACTACATGGGTGCTCACGGCAGCAAGCGCTCGCACCCGGATGAGCTGGTGCCCGGCACCTTGCGCGTGGTGTCGCTGCGCATGGACTACCTGCCCGGCGATACGCGCATGGCCCAGCAGCTGGCCCAACCGGAAAAAGCCTATATCTCGCGCTATGCCCTGGGCCGCGATTACCACAAACTGGTGCGCAAGCGCGTGCAGCATCTGGCCGAACGCATTCAGAAGGACATCGGCCCGTTTGGCTTTCGAGCCTTCGTCGACAGCGCCCCGGTACTGGAAAAGGCGATTGCCGAGCAGGCCGGCCTAGGCTGGATCGGCAAGAACACCCTGCTGCTCAACCGCAAGGCTGGCAGCTACTTCTTCCTTGCCGAACTGTTCGTCGACATGCCATTGCCAGTCGACCCGCCACAGGCCAGCGAGCACTGCGGACGTTGCAGCGCCTGCCTGGACATCTGCCCGACCCAGGCCTTTGTCGGCCCTTATGTACTGGACGCCCGACGCTGTATCTCGTACCTGACCATCGAGCTGAAAAGCGCCATTCCCGAGGATCTGCGACCGTTGATCGGTAATCGGGTGTTCGGCTGCGATGACTGCCAGATCGTCTGCCCGTGGAACCGTTTCGCCCGCCCCTCCGGCGAAAGCGACTTCAAGCCCCGACACAACCTCGACAGCGCCGGGCTTGCCGAGCTGTTCCTGTGGGATGAGCAGACTTTCCTCGACAGTACCGAAGGCTCACCGCTGCGCCGCGCCGGGTATGAACGCTGGTTGCGCAACCTGGCGGTGGGGCTTGGCAACGCGCCATCGACTATCCAGGTGCTGGAGGCGCTCAAGGCGCGGCAGGAATACCCGTCAGAGCTGGTGCGCGAGCATGTGCAGTGGGCGTTAGGGCAACATTCTTCGCGGGGCAAGCCCGCTCCCACAGGGATTAGCGCCGGCCTGTAG
- a CDS encoding NAD(P)H-hydrate dehydratase — translation MPQTKHPANEPQRLTSVTLAPLAPRPADAHKGDFGHVLVVGGDRGTGGAALLSAEAALRCGAGLVSLVTRPEHVPAAMARLPEVMSLGVHSANQLMTVIERASLLVVGPGLGQAAWGRSLLSALASSQAPQVWDADALNLLARQPLPLPKGSIITPHPGEAARLLGVSTEAVQADRPGAARKLARKYAVVCVLKGSGTLVADPFGQLALCSRGHPAMAGAGLGDVLSGVLGALRAQGMSAWEAACLGVWLHACAGERLGVQGRGLAASDMVPAIRQLLEEHSACLA, via the coding sequence ATGCCTCAGACCAAACACCCCGCAAACGAGCCGCAGCGGCTCACCAGCGTCACCCTTGCGCCCCTGGCGCCACGGCCTGCTGACGCCCATAAGGGTGACTTCGGCCATGTGCTGGTGGTGGGAGGTGATCGCGGTACCGGCGGCGCCGCGCTGCTCAGTGCCGAGGCCGCCTTGCGCTGCGGCGCCGGGCTGGTATCGCTGGTAACCCGGCCTGAGCATGTGCCGGCGGCCATGGCGCGCCTGCCCGAGGTGATGAGCCTGGGGGTGCATTCTGCCAACCAACTGATGACCGTCATTGAACGCGCTTCGCTGCTGGTCGTTGGCCCGGGCCTTGGCCAGGCGGCCTGGGGGCGCAGCCTGTTGTCGGCGCTGGCCAGCAGCCAGGCGCCGCAGGTGTGGGATGCCGATGCCCTGAACCTGCTGGCACGCCAACCATTACCGTTGCCCAAGGGCAGCATCATCACCCCGCATCCGGGGGAGGCGGCGCGTCTGCTCGGCGTGTCGACCGAAGCGGTGCAGGCCGATCGGCCGGGCGCTGCGCGCAAACTCGCACGCAAATATGCGGTCGTATGTGTGCTCAAGGGCTCTGGCACCCTGGTTGCCGACCCGTTCGGGCAGTTGGCACTGTGCTCGCGCGGTCACCCGGCCATGGCGGGTGCCGGCCTTGGGGATGTGCTCAGTGGCGTGCTCGGCGCCTTGCGCGCTCAGGGCATGTCGGCCTGGGAGGCGGCCTGCCTGGGTGTCTGGCTGCATGCCTGCGCCGGCGAGCGCCTTGGCGTACAGGGCCGCGGCCTGGCGGCCAGCGATATGGTCCCGGCAATTCGTCAATTATTGGAGGAGCACTCAGCGTGTCTGGCATAA
- the tsaE gene encoding tRNA (adenosine(37)-N6)-threonylcarbamoyltransferase complex ATPase subunit type 1 TsaE: MSGITLFLADEEAMVRLGYRIAEVTQGHGVIFLEGDLGAGKTTLSRGIIRGLGHQGAVKSPTFTVVEPYEIGKIRAFHFDLYRLVDPEELEFMGIRDYFEQDALCLFEWPQNGAGILPKPDLTITISPQANGRSLNLSPQGARGEAWCAALALEFK, translated from the coding sequence GTGTCTGGCATAACCCTGTTTTTGGCCGATGAAGAGGCCATGGTGCGCTTGGGCTATCGCATTGCCGAAGTGACCCAAGGTCACGGCGTGATTTTTCTTGAAGGGGACCTGGGGGCCGGCAAAACCACTCTGTCGCGGGGCATTATTCGCGGCCTGGGGCATCAAGGTGCGGTAAAAAGTCCTACTTTTACAGTGGTTGAGCCTTACGAGATTGGTAAAATTCGCGCCTTTCACTTCGACCTCTACCGCCTGGTCGATCCCGAGGAGCTGGAGTTCATGGGCATCCGCGATTATTTCGAACAAGATGCCCTGTGCCTGTTCGAATGGCCCCAGAATGGGGCGGGCATTTTGCCAAAGCCCGACCTGACCATTACCATAAGCCCCCAGGCGAATGGTCGTTCGCTCAACCTGTCGCCGCAGGGGGCACGTGGCGAAGCCTGGTGTGCCGCTCTGGCCTTGGAATTCAAATAG
- a CDS encoding N-acetylmuramoyl-L-alanine amidase: MGIGMRIRALVSVVGLLLTVVTVDALAVTQVKSVRLWRAPDNTRLVFDLSGPVQHSVFTLSAPDRLVIDINGATLAAPLTVSTSNTPITSVRSAQRTPTDLRVVVDLKKSVTPKSFTLAPNAQYGNRLVVDLFDQEADAAPAPPTPPVATTPAVPVTPAQPAIKLPPVPNGKRDIVIAIDAGHGGEDPGASGSRGQHEKDIVLAIAKELQRQINTEKGFRAELTRTGDYFIPLRKRTEIARKKGADLFISIHADAAPSKAAFGASVFALSDRGATSETARWLADSENRSDLIGGAGNVSLDDKDRMLAGVLLDLSMTASLTSSLNVGQKVLGNMGRITPLHKQRVEQAGFMVLKSPDIPSILVETGFISNANEAAKLATPSHQQSLARSIHSGVRQFFQQNPPPGTYVAWLRDSGKIAQGPRDHSVRPGETLAMIAVRYQVSVASLRSTNSLKTDELKVGQHLNIPTAALAVQQ, translated from the coding sequence ATGGGGATAGGTATGCGCATTCGCGCACTGGTTTCTGTCGTAGGACTGCTGCTTACGGTAGTAACCGTCGACGCGCTGGCCGTCACGCAAGTCAAAAGCGTGCGTTTATGGCGAGCGCCGGATAACACGCGGCTGGTCTTTGACCTTTCAGGCCCTGTGCAGCACAGCGTATTTACCCTGAGCGCCCCGGACCGCCTGGTGATCGACATCAATGGCGCGACCCTGGCTGCGCCCTTGACCGTGTCCACCTCCAATACCCCGATTACCAGCGTGCGCTCTGCCCAGCGCACGCCAACCGATCTGCGCGTGGTGGTCGACCTGAAGAAATCGGTGACGCCCAAGAGCTTCACCCTGGCGCCCAATGCCCAGTACGGCAACCGCCTGGTGGTCGATCTGTTCGACCAGGAGGCTGATGCCGCGCCGGCACCGCCTACCCCGCCCGTGGCGACCACGCCAGCGGTCCCGGTCACCCCGGCGCAACCGGCGATCAAGCTGCCACCGGTGCCCAACGGCAAGCGTGACATCGTTATCGCCATCGACGCCGGTCACGGTGGTGAAGACCCCGGTGCTTCCGGCTCGCGCGGCCAGCACGAAAAAGACATCGTCCTGGCCATCGCCAAGGAGCTGCAGCGCCAGATCAACACCGAGAAGGGCTTCCGTGCCGAACTGACCCGCACCGGCGACTACTTCATCCCGCTGCGCAAGCGTACCGAAATCGCCCGCAAGAAGGGCGCCGACCTGTTCATCTCGATCCACGCCGACGCGGCGCCGTCCAAGGCCGCCTTCGGTGCTTCGGTGTTCGCCCTGTCCGATCGCGGTGCCACCTCGGAAACCGCGCGCTGGTTGGCCGACAGCGAAAACCGTTCCGACCTGATCGGTGGCGCCGGCAACGTCAGCCTCGATGACAAGGACCGCATGCTCGCCGGTGTGCTGCTCGACCTGTCGATGACCGCCTCGCTCACCTCCAGCCTCAATGTCGGGCAGAAGGTGCTGGGCAACATGGGTCGGATCACGCCGTTGCACAAGCAGCGCGTCGAGCAGGCCGGGTTCATGGTATTGAAGTCGCCGGACATCCCGTCGATCCTGGTGGAAACCGGCTTTATCTCCAATGCCAACGAAGCTGCCAAGCTGGCGACCCCGAGCCACCAGCAATCGCTGGCGCGTTCGATCCACAGCGGCGTGCGCCAGTTCTTCCAGCAGAACCCACCTCCGGGCACCTATGTGGCCTGGCTGCGTGACAGCGGCAAGATTGCCCAGGGGCCGCGCGACCACTCGGTGCGACCGGGTGAGACCCTGGCGATGATTGCCGTGCGCTATCAGGTCAGCGTTGCCAGCCTGCGCAGCACCAACAGCCTGAAAACAGACGAACTGAAAGTCGGCCAGCACCTGAATATTCCGACTGCGGCACTGGCGGTCCAGCAATGA
- the mutL gene encoding DNA mismatch repair endonuclease MutL, whose protein sequence is MSSSARIELLSPRLANQIAAGEVVERPASVIKELLENSLDSGARRIDVEVEQGGVKLLRVRDDGGGIAADDLPLALARHATSKIRDLEDLERVMSLGFRGEALASISSVARLTLTSRTRDAEQAWQVETEGRDMAPRVQPAAHPVGTSVEVRDLFFNTPARRKFLKTEKTEFDHLQEVIRRLALARFDVGFHLRHNGKSILSLHEAHDDTARARRVAAICGPGFLEQALPIEVERNGLHLWGWVGLPTFSRSQADLQYFFVNGRAVRDKLVAHAVRQAYRDVLFNGRHPTFVLFLEVDPTGVDVNVHPTKHEVRFRDGRMVHDFLYGTLHRALADVRPEDQLAAPAATSEIIRPSGLQAGEFGPQGEMRLAANLLEQPPAEPGLRPSMGSNGSGAGYQYQYTPRPAQALPAAEAQGVYREFFAPLNEAAPAALPEGQGDIPPLGYALAQLKGIYILAENAVGLVLVDMHAAHERIMYERLKVAMASEGLSGQPLLVPESLALSQREADCAEEHAEWFQRLGFELQRLGPESLAIRQIPALLKQAEANRLVQDVLADLMEYGTSDRIQAHLNELLGTMACHGAIRANRRLAIAEMNGLLRDMENTERSGQCNHGRPTWTQMGLDDLDKLFLRGR, encoded by the coding sequence ATGAGTAGCAGTGCCCGTATCGAACTGCTCAGCCCACGGCTGGCCAACCAGATTGCCGCCGGTGAGGTGGTTGAGCGCCCGGCCTCGGTGATCAAGGAATTGCTGGAAAACAGCCTGGACTCCGGTGCCAGGCGTATCGACGTGGAAGTCGAGCAGGGCGGCGTCAAGTTGCTGCGGGTGCGCGACGACGGTGGCGGCATCGCAGCCGATGACCTGCCGCTGGCGCTGGCCCGGCACGCCACCAGCAAGATCCGCGACCTTGAAGACCTTGAACGGGTCATGAGTCTGGGCTTTCGTGGTGAAGCCCTGGCGTCGATCAGCTCGGTCGCCCGCCTGACTCTGACCTCGCGTACCCGTGACGCCGAGCAGGCCTGGCAGGTGGAAACCGAAGGCCGCGATATGGCCCCGCGGGTCCAGCCTGCGGCGCATCCGGTCGGAACCTCGGTGGAAGTGCGCGACCTGTTCTTCAACACCCCGGCACGGCGCAAGTTCCTCAAGACCGAGAAAACCGAATTCGATCACCTGCAGGAAGTGATCCGCCGCCTGGCGCTGGCGCGCTTTGACGTGGGCTTTCACCTGCGCCATAACGGCAAAAGCATCCTCAGCCTGCACGAAGCCCACGACGACACCGCCCGCGCCCGGCGCGTAGCGGCCATTTGCGGCCCGGGCTTCCTTGAGCAGGCGCTGCCGATCGAGGTCGAGCGCAATGGCCTGCACCTGTGGGGCTGGGTCGGTTTGCCGACCTTCTCGCGCAGCCAGGCCGACCTGCAGTACTTTTTCGTCAACGGTCGTGCGGTACGCGACAAGCTGGTTGCCCACGCTGTGCGCCAGGCCTATCGGGACGTGTTGTTCAATGGCCGACACCCGACCTTCGTGCTGTTTCTCGAGGTCGACCCCACGGGGGTCGACGTCAACGTGCACCCGACCAAGCACGAAGTGCGGTTCCGTGACGGGCGCATGGTGCATGACTTTCTATATGGCACCTTGCACCGCGCCCTAGCCGACGTGCGCCCGGAAGACCAGTTGGCCGCGCCCGCTGCGACCAGCGAGATCATTCGCCCCAGTGGCCTGCAGGCCGGTGAGTTTGGCCCCCAGGGCGAGATGCGCCTGGCCGCCAACCTGCTCGAACAGCCACCTGCCGAGCCGGGTCTGCGCCCCTCCATGGGCAGCAATGGCAGTGGCGCTGGCTATCAATATCAGTACACGCCACGGCCAGCCCAGGCATTGCCTGCGGCCGAAGCCCAGGGGGTGTACCGTGAATTTTTTGCCCCGCTGAACGAGGCCGCGCCTGCTGCGTTGCCCGAAGGTCAAGGCGATATTCCGCCGCTGGGTTACGCTCTGGCTCAGCTCAAGGGCATCTATATCCTTGCTGAAAATGCCGTCGGCCTGGTGCTGGTGGACATGCACGCCGCCCACGAACGGATCATGTACGAGCGCCTCAAGGTGGCCATGGCCAGTGAAGGCCTCAGCGGCCAGCCGCTGCTGGTGCCCGAATCCCTGGCCTTGAGCCAGCGCGAAGCCGATTGCGCCGAAGAGCACGCCGAGTGGTTCCAGCGCCTGGGCTTCGAGCTGCAGCGCCTGGGCCCGGAAAGCCTGGCAATCCGGCAGATTCCGGCGCTGCTCAAGCAGGCCGAGGCCAATCGCCTGGTCCAGGACGTGCTGGCCGACCTGATGGAGTACGGCACCAGCGACCGAATTCAGGCACACCTGAACGAACTCCTCGGGACCATGGCCTGTCACGGCGCCATTCGCGCCAACCGACGCCTGGCCATCGCGGAAATGAACGGCTTGCTGCGCGACATGGAAAACACCGAGCGCAGCGGTCAATGCAACCATGGCCGACCGACCTGGACCCAGATGGGCCTGGACGATCTGGACAAACTGTTTTTGCGCGGTCGATGA
- the miaA gene encoding tRNA (adenosine(37)-N6)-dimethylallyltransferase MiaA: MSGNPPAIFLMGPTAAGKTDLAIELTKVLPCELISVDSALVYRGMDIGTAKPSKEILAAHPHRLIDILDPADSYSAADFRRDALEAMADITARGKIPLLVGGTMLYYKALLEGLADMPPADPQVRAELEDEAQRQGLHALHQQLAAVDPESAARIHPNDPQRLIRALEVYRVSGVTMTSHRQRQSAQSSVAGASAASQLPYTVASLAIAPADRHVLHERIALRFGQMLEQGFVDEVRLLRARSDLHAGLPSIRAVGYRQVWDHLDGKLTSVEMQERGIIATRQLAKRQFTWLRSWADLHWLDSLACDNLPRTLKYLGSVSILS; encoded by the coding sequence ATGAGCGGCAACCCCCCCGCGATATTCCTGATGGGCCCGACGGCGGCGGGCAAGACTGACCTTGCCATCGAGCTGACCAAGGTGCTGCCGTGCGAGCTGATCAGTGTCGATTCGGCGCTGGTCTACCGTGGCATGGACATTGGCACCGCCAAACCGTCCAAAGAGATCCTCGCGGCCCATCCCCATCGGCTGATCGACATCCTCGACCCGGCCGACAGCTACTCGGCCGCCGATTTTCGCCGTGATGCCCTGGAGGCCATGGCCGACATCACCGCGCGTGGCAAGATTCCGCTGCTGGTGGGCGGCACCATGCTCTATTACAAGGCATTGCTCGAAGGTCTGGCGGATATGCCGCCGGCTGACCCGCAGGTGCGCGCCGAGCTCGAAGACGAGGCCCAGCGCCAGGGCTTGCACGCCCTGCACCAGCAACTGGCGGCGGTTGACCCGGAATCGGCGGCGCGGATTCACCCCAATGACCCGCAGCGGTTGATCCGTGCGCTAGAGGTCTACCGGGTCAGCGGTGTGACGATGACGTCACATCGCCAGCGTCAATCGGCGCAAAGTAGCGTTGCAGGCGCGTCCGCAGCGAGCCAATTGCCCTATACTGTCGCCAGCCTGGCCATTGCGCCTGCCGATCGACACGTATTGCACGAGCGGATTGCGCTAAGATTCGGGCAAATGCTGGAACAGGGCTTCGTTGACGAGGTCCGATTGCTGCGAGCCAGAAGTGACTTGCATGCGGGCCTGCCGTCTATACGGGCGGTGGGTTATCGCCAGGTCTGGGATCACCTTGATGGCAAGTTGACTTCAGTTGAAATGCAGGAGCGCGGCATTATTGCCACTCGCCAATTGGCGAAGCGGCAGTTCACCTGGTTGCGTAGTTGGGCTGACCTGCACTGGTTGGACAGCCTGGCCTGCGACAATCTGCCTCGCACCTTGAAATACCTGGGATCGGTCTCCATATTGAGCTGA